The Aedes aegypti strain LVP_AGWG chromosome 3, AaegL5.0 Primary Assembly, whole genome shotgun sequence genome contains a region encoding:
- the LOC5577779 gene encoding serrate RNA effector molecule homolog isoform X7 — MRRRERFKMKYHPEESLKRKEEQFGFLKRRCDVFVELLDHGDISKVSVDTSNTDPLLRLLDTVVIKLEGGTDEDLKVLDEKPVEIVKILPEKPKVEVKKEPTLEDTIKKEKISIKEEKVEEADKPKEEKDDDKEKPAAEGEEPEGEKNDAEKEVTAEREDMDAEPAAKEPEPEEEPSRKKDRRKRSRSDSGSSSSSSSSSSSSDSEDEKEKEKEDKEEEEEKKETEEEAAPKSPKPVEEGEKEPQEEVENNGHKSGDEEEATKKDQAEPEKMDTDEAVVENNKESEEAEKEKDTSKDEEEANKESNEDKQESEKTETIDLVKDTTVGNSPRALHRTSSIFLRNLAPSITKAEVEAMCKRYNGFLRVAIADPLLERRWFRRGWVTFRRDVNIKEICWNLNNIRLRDCELGAIVNKDLSRRVRPVNGLTCHKTIVRSDIKLCAKIAHNLDDKVGLWKEQEDNGEKNGESFGLQSKNPVLQNITDYLIEEASAEEDELLGLSTEAAKKSNDGELVERDTQLIEVLDKLILYLRVVHSIDFYNHCEYPYEDEMPNRCGIIHARGPPPQNKVTSNEIQEYIRTFEGKMGSFLARAVDLEEEEMKKLGAKDAEAEVEKFIQANTQELAKDKWLCPLSGKKFKGPDFVRKHIFNKHNEKVDEVRKEVEYFNNYLKDTKRPQLPEHPGNTKKAPSDAAPPTAGYRPPYGMAHAYAPMYAPYAQPMMAPAGRARPGFGRGGRIQDARRNIQNRLREPMGEIRRPIIAYSDLDMPNFSDSFL; from the exons CCGTTGCTTCGCCTGTTGGACACCGTGGTGATCAAGCTGGAGGGCGGCACCGATGAGGATCTTAAAGTCCTGGACGAAAAGCCGGTCGAAATCGTGAAAATCTTGCCGGAGAAGCCCAAGGTGGAGGTGAAGAAGGAACCCACTCTGGAGGACACCATCAAGAAGGAGAAGATCAGCATCAAGGAGGAGAAGGTGGAAGAGGCTGACAAGCCCAAGGAGGAAAAGGATGACGATAAAGAAAAACCCGCGGCAGAAGGTGAGGAGCCAGAGGGTGAAAAGAATGACGCCGAGAAGGAAGTGACTGCGGAACGGGAAGATATGGACGCGGAACCGGCGGCTAAGGAACCCGAGCCGGAGGAGGAACCTTCGAGGAAAAAGGATCGCAGAAAACGAAGTCGATCGGACTCCGGAAGCAGTTCGTCTTCTTCATCGTCTTCCAGCTCGAGCGATTCCGAAGATGAGAAAGAGAAGGAAAAGGAAGACAAAGAGGAAGAGGAGGAAAAGAAGGAGACCGAAGAAGAGGCGGCTCCCAAGAGTCCCAAACCAGTCGAAGAAGGAGAAAAAGAACCTCAAGAGGAGGTGGAGAATAACGGACATAAAAGTGGTGATGAAGAGGAAGCAACCAAGAAAGACCAAGCTGAACCAGAGAAAATGGATACCGATGAAGCTGTCGTTGAAAACAACAAAGAAAGCGAGGAAGCTGAGAAGGAAAAGGATACAAGTAAAGATGAAGAGGAAGCTAATAAAGAGAGCAATGAGGATAAGCAAGAGTCGGAAAAGACGGAAACGATCGATCTGGTCAAGGATACCACTGTTGGAAATAGCCCTCGAGCGTTGCATCGCACCAGTTCAATCTTTTTGCGCAACTTGGCTCCATCAATCACAAAGGCGGAAGTTGAAGCCATGTGCAAACGTTACAATGGTTTCCTACGAGTTGCAATTGCGGATCCCCTACTGGAGAGAAGGTGGTTCCGCCGCGGATGGGTTACCTTCCGGCGCGACGTGAACATCAAAGAGATTTGTTGGAATCTCAACAATATTCGCCTGAGGGATTGTGAATTGGGGGCTATTGTGAACAAGGATCTTAGTAGAAGGGTACGTCCTGTCAATGGATTGACCTGCCACAAGACGATTGTGCGTAGCGACATCAAGCTATGCGCTAAGATTGCTCACAACTTGGACGATAAGGTTGGATTGTGGAAGGAACAAGAGGATAACGGAGAGAAGAATGGAGAATCGTTCGGTTTGCAATCGAAGAATCCTGTTCTACAAAACATCACTGACTATCTGATCGAGGAAGCTTCGGCTGAGGAGGATGAGTTGCTGGGACTCTCGACGGAAGCCGCCAAGAAGTCTAACGACGGTGAACTGGTCGAACGTGACACGCAGCTTATTGAGGTTCTGGACAAACTGATTCTTTATCTACGCGTGGTCCATTCAATTGACTTTTACAATCATTGCGAGTATCCCTATGAAGACGAGATGCCCAACCGTTGCGGTATTATCCATGCCAGAGGTCCTCCCCCTCAGAACAAAGTTACTTCCAACGAAATCCAGGAGTACATTCGGACATTCGAGGGCAAGATGGGGTCGTTTTTGGCACGAGCTGTCGATCTCGAGGAGGAAGAGATGAAGAAACTCGGCGCCAAGGACGCCGAAGCCGAAGTGGAAAAGTTCATCCAGGCAAACACGCAAGAACTGGCCAAGGATAAGTGGCTCTGTCCGCTGTCAGGAAAGAAATTCAAGGGGCCGGACTTTGTGCGCAAGCACATTTTTAACAAGCACAATGAAAAGGTCGACGAAGTTCGCAAAGAGGTAGAATATTTCAACAATTATCTGAAGGACACCAAGCGGCCGCAATTACCCGAACATCCGGGTAACACCAAGAAGGCACCTTCCGATGCAGCTCCACCAACTGCTGG GTATCGCCCCCCGTACGGAATGGCCCATGCTTATGCTCCGATGTACGCTCCTTATGCCCAACCGATGATGGCCCCGGCAGGTCGTGCCAGGCCCGGCTTTGGACGTGGCGGAAG AATTCAAGACGCTCGACGGAACATACAGAATCGTTTGAG AGAACCAATGGGAGAAATTCGACGGCCAATTATAGCGTACAGCGATTTGGACATGCCCAATTTTAGCGATTCTTTCCTGTAG